The Micromonospora sp. NBC_00421 genome contains a region encoding:
- a CDS encoding MaoC family dehydratase, translating into MTTTITYDQLADLAGTDLGHTGYRTVTQDQVHLFADATDDHQWIHVDPERAKAGPFGAPIAHGFLTLSLAVPFWTELLEVKGVSTKVNYGLDRVRFPAPVVVGARVRMRATVAEVTEVRGGYQLTVDQTIEIEGAAKPAVVARGLYRFHA; encoded by the coding sequence ATGACCACGACCATCACCTACGACCAGCTCGCCGACCTCGCCGGCACCGATCTGGGGCACACCGGGTACCGGACGGTCACCCAGGACCAGGTGCACCTGTTCGCCGACGCCACCGACGACCACCAGTGGATCCACGTCGACCCTGAGCGGGCGAAGGCCGGCCCGTTCGGCGCGCCCATCGCGCACGGCTTCCTCACCCTGTCCCTGGCGGTGCCGTTCTGGACCGAGCTGCTCGAGGTCAAGGGCGTGTCGACCAAGGTGAACTACGGCCTCGACCGGGTGCGCTTCCCCGCCCCGGTGGTGGTCGGGGCGCGGGTGCGGATGCGGGCCACGGTCGCCGAGGTGACCGAGGTCCGGGGCGGCTACCAGCTCACCGTCGACCAGACCATCGAGATCGAGGGTGCGGCCAAGCCGGCGGTCGTCGCGCGGGGGTTGTACCGCTTCCACGCCTGA
- a CDS encoding amidohydrolase family protein — protein MYQPAIDLDAVTAIDMHVHIEVDGHGHTSLPEPLVAAVSKYFRTDGPRPAVDAVARYYRERDMAAVVFTVDAGTQLKHPPLSSVDIARAAAEHADVLIPFGSVDPRTGEAALELATRLIEQEGVRGFKFHPTVQGFDPGHDEYAPLWGLIARAGLPAIFHTGQTGIGAGTPGGYGLRLGLSNPMLLDPVAADFPDLQIVMAHPSVPWQDEALSVATHKPNTWIDLSGWSPKYFPAELVRHANSVLRRRVLFGTDYPLLTPDRWLRDVATTDLRPEVLPGILKDNAVRLLGLAGERREEAP, from the coding sequence GTGTACCAGCCCGCGATCGACCTCGACGCCGTCACGGCGATCGACATGCACGTGCACATCGAGGTCGACGGCCACGGCCACACCTCGCTGCCCGAGCCGCTGGTGGCGGCGGTGTCGAAGTACTTCCGGACGGACGGGCCCCGGCCCGCCGTCGACGCGGTGGCCCGGTACTACCGCGAGCGCGACATGGCCGCCGTCGTCTTCACCGTGGACGCGGGCACCCAGCTGAAGCATCCACCGCTGTCCAGCGTCGACATCGCCCGTGCCGCGGCCGAGCACGCCGACGTGCTCATCCCCTTCGGGTCGGTCGACCCGCGCACCGGCGAGGCGGCCCTCGAACTCGCCACCCGGCTGATCGAGCAGGAGGGGGTACGCGGCTTCAAGTTCCACCCCACAGTGCAGGGCTTCGACCCCGGCCACGACGAGTACGCCCCGCTGTGGGGCCTGATCGCGCGGGCCGGGCTCCCGGCGATCTTCCACACCGGGCAGACCGGCATCGGCGCGGGCACCCCGGGCGGCTACGGCCTGCGGCTCGGCCTGTCCAATCCGATGCTGCTCGACCCGGTCGCGGCCGACTTCCCCGACCTGCAGATCGTGATGGCCCACCCGTCGGTGCCCTGGCAGGACGAGGCGCTGTCGGTGGCCACCCACAAACCCAACACCTGGATCGACCTGTCCGGCTGGAGTCCGAAGTACTTCCCGGCCGAGCTGGTGCGCCACGCCAACTCGGTGCTCAGGCGCCGGGTGCTCTTCGGCACCGACTATCCGCTGCTCACCCCCGACCGGTGGCTGCGCGACGTCGCGACCACCGACCTCAGGCCGGAGGTGCTCCCGGGCATCCTCAAGGACAACGCGGTCCGGCTGCTGGGCCTCGCCGGGGAACGACGAGAGGAAGCGCCATGA